The sequence TTTACAGGTTCATAAGAAATGCTTCAGAGTCAGATTGTTGGATCTCGGATTTTCAATGTAATAGTGGAATTGTGAAGGGGGTTCACAGATTCTTAGCCATAGATTCCATTGATTCTACTGTTGGATGGTCCTGATTTTTGGAGCCCTTTTGCTTTATTGAGTTGTTGAATGATGTCATTTGCCTTAGTCCTAAGGATAGAAAAGATCCTAAAGAAACCCTAAAAATAATGGAAGTaaagaagaaatggaagaaaacgACTGTTTTCAGTCTTTGTTAAAAATGCAATAGGCTGCAGTTACATAAACAGCCAAACAGAAGTTATTGTTTACTCTTTTTTTGGTACAACCTCAGCCTTCTTCCCATGAATGCATTGCAACATCAGTAACTAGATAATGAAAGGATTAAACAAAGAAGTAGCAGTGATTGTTGTTCGGTCTGTAGTATAATGGTTTAGCATTATTCTGAGTGGAAGTATGTGAATTTCAAGTAATTCTCACaattaaatatatgttttttgcAGTCTCTCGGACCTAGAGCACGGAGCTTCCGTTCCTTGAGAAGGTCCGTGGGTGTCCAAGCTGCTAATGAACATACAACCATAGAATTGACAGGGCGAGACCGACCAGGCTTGCTTTCAGAGGTGTTTGCGGTTCTTGCTGACCTCAAATGCAATGTGGTAGCAGCAGAAGTTTGGACCCATAATTCAAGAATGGCATCGGTTGTTTACATCACTGATGATGAGACTGGATTGCCAATTGATGATCCTGATCGGCTTGCGAAGATCAAACAGCTTCTCCTTTATGTGCTAAAAGGAGATAGAGATAAGCGGAGTGCCAATACTGCTGTTTCAGTGGGTTCCACTAACACGCAGAGGAGGCTGCATCAGATGATGTATGCTGATCGTGATTATGATATGGATAGTGGTTCCACAAATGATCGGAGCAAACCCCTTGTAACCGTGGAGAATTTTGCGGACAAGGGCTACACTGTCGTGAACCTAAGGTGCCCAGACCGGCCTAAGCTTCTCTTTGATACCGTTTGCACATTGACTGATATGCAGTATGTGGTATTCCATGCAACTGTCATTGCTGAAGGACCAGAGGCTTATCAGGTTTTCTATAATTACTTCAAGTTGCATTTAATCATAATTCTCATTAGCCCATGTTGAAGTTTTTAAGTCCAAGAACATTCTCAAAATTCTGCATTTCTCAAAGTTCTGCATAAGCACCTGACTTTTCAATGATGAAATGCATTTCATGGAATCAACAAGTATGTTCAAAGGTCGGTCTACAGAATCTCATTATGTCATCTGTTTTTAATGAATAGGAATATTATATCAGGCATGAGGATGGGTGCCCCATCAGTTCTGAAGCAGAGCAGCAAAGGGTAATTCTTTGCCTTGAGGCTGCTATCAGGAGACGTACTTCTGAGGTATATAGATTGTAAATGATCAATTCATTTTTAGCTCTTCTTTGCTTGTTTGtatatgattttatgtttaatgTTCTTGATATTCTTGGGTTGTTTGTAATACAGGGTATAAGACTAGAACTCTGTAGTGAAGACAGAGTTGGACTACTCTCTGATGTAACTCGCATATTTAGAGAAAACGGTCTATCCGTCACTCGAGCTGAGGTCACTACCAGGGGTTCTCAAGCTGTGAATGCTTTCTATGTCACTGATTCATCAGGAAATCCAGTAAAGAGTGAAACAATTGAGGCAGTCCGCAAAGAGATTGGCCTGACAATACTTCGCGTTAAAGATGATGCCTACTCCAAATCTCCACCCCAGGAGAGTGGGAGGTTCTCGTTGGGTAATCTCTTCCGATCAAGATCAGAGAAGGTCCTTTACAACTTGGGCTTAATGAGGTCATATTCTTGAGCTATTTCCTTGTTATCCTAGCTTCTGTCTGATGCCTGTAAATTGTTCAGGATAGTTTGGTTGATCGTAGATGATGCTTTATAACCATATTGACCAGGTTTATGTCAACCCCTCGTTGAACTCTCGGGTCAGGCCTCTGATTTCACCTTGTAAAGCTCATTCTCAttgtaaaatatacattttcCCCATAATTCTCCTTGGTCTTAAAGGGCATTGTAAATGCATACATCGCTCCTTCATTTCTGCAGAATCTCAATTCCAAActctcttttcttgttttttttttttcgggttGTCATGGCCTTAAAGGAGGGTATCCAAGCTAGGAAAGGAAAACAAGAAGGGTAAGGAAACAGTGTGGCCATGAGTGAGTGCTGCTCCATTTCTAGTGAGTTGGACTAAAATGGGCTACTTGCCTACTTTTTTCGGTCAAAAAGGAAgacaaaacatgaaatttggcTGGTTTCGTTGATGATTCTTCCAATAAGAATCTGTCACAAAAGTGCCGTATCACTATGATAGATTCATGGAACTCTGTTGTGATGACAAAAAAGACATGAAATAAGGAAGCTCTCAACTATATGGATTCACCTTTCATCCAAGTTCTGTTGTATGCAAGTATGCTACAGATTATGTTAcagtttctttttccttttaactttgttacatggaaaaaaaaacaattcaaaacagTTAAAAAACTATTCGATGTACCGGATCATCTTCAGATCTTAAAGCTTGAACTCCCATCACGTGATTGTGTGGTTAGACTTTGGATTTATCCAATTTTGTACCTGTTCAGATTGATTACATAGAATTATGCCAAGAACTTGATTTCTCCACGTTTTGGTATGATGAATGACATCGATTAGGATTTGGACAAGATTAATTGCGGCGGCCGACACCCTTTTGGATAATCATGGTGTCAAACAAAACATTAAACAGGATTATGGGAAACCCATTTTTATATAGATTGTCGAAAGCGGCTCAAAAGTAGGTAATCAGGCAAAGATGCATGTTCTTGTGCCATATTTTACTTGGAACAACCCTCTCTTACACTGATTAGTTCATTGGCCTTGGCCTTggttctttcttcttttccgCTCAAGAACAAATCAAAACGAAACAAACAGCTCGTTGCCAACAATTTTGGTGGAGTTGGGAGACGAAGAAACTACTGGGGTTTTTAGTTCCTCTTTTCTTCAACTACGAAAGACCAAGGCCTCACTATCATAATGAATGTGATGCATtccaattaataataataataatttaatgttaGAAAGATAATATGATTGTCGTTATTTATAGCAATGGGCCAAATCCCAAGACGTTTGATGTCGGGTTGGGGAGGCGGCACGTAAGAGGGCAAAGGAGATCAAAACACTCAAATCAAGTTGGATTCTAGtggaaaaagaaggaaaaaaaaagtgccAAAAAAATAGGGAAATAGAGAAAAGAGCCGTCGAGATTGACTGAGCTTGAAAATTGgtgaatagaaaataataatattaagtgGATTGTGTTGGAGGGAGTTGGGGAAGTGACATGAGATATGATAGATTCAACTTTTGGTGAGAATCTCCTTTTTTTCCGTCCTATGATTTTAGCATTTAATGCATTTTTCCCAACTCCTTCACCTTTATttaaacccttttttttctttagtccTATGGgatttcatcatcattttttttttttttttaaataatttaataatatttatttatttattattcgtTTTGGAGAAGGAGATGCAAGAGTTACAATCCTCTATTTCAAATTACTTTAATGAGATAAAACTCCTCAAcaattttattgtaattaatttaaaattaaatgctttgagaataatgaaatttatggtGCTTTTATAAAGCATTTTAATGTCAATtactattataatttatttattattttcttatataattttcaaGAGCATTGTCAACCTTGCTTAGTAGTGGCTTGTGTCTTGTCATCCACCCTGCTGGATATGAACTTAAAGTGGAGCTTTCCATTAAGAAAAAAGTAAAGATGTTTAAAGTTGTTTGTCACCTTCCCATTAATTTTACTTGCTGCTTTTTTCACCCTTTTCAAATACTATATCCCAAATACTTTtacattaaattatataaaaatattactaaatttAATCAAGCAACATATTTAAAGTTTGTAAAATGTAAATTCCTTGTCATATTCtaatgtgaaaaataataatggacaatacaaaaaaataataacaaaagtcaatttcatttttatatataaaagagttaaataagttaaaaaggtttgaagtaaataatttattaatttaaaatatgtttttttatttttttttacttttcctctttactttttttcattgtattttttttcaaactttttggaACTAAAACAtagcttaaaaaaataataatgttcaTATCTCACTTAACATTGTGTTTGGGAGGGCTTATCTGAATGGAATTCTTAATTATAtgtatcatatttaaatatgttatttatacatattttgGAAAGAGAAACTCAAATCTTTTTCTCAAATATGGGacgaaaacaaattttatttaattaacttttttatattttttaaaatagaaactattatacaaaatttaaaacctctcttaggaagtcaaaagttctttttttttttttttaattcaacaatggtttctatttgtttaattaattttgttcaaaaaacttatagttaaaaaaaatatttttttatgcttcttataaatgttatattttgatatatggaataaattattttatatttaataaaaaatataatataaatattatgctTTAAAAATGTTGAAGTCAAAAGAAACTATCTCAgaaatcttatataaaaatttaaattttattttattttttaaaataaatttgtagaattacttaaattttaaaagttttaaaaagtatatttataatgtatataCCTAGTTTCAATATAAtagtttatatatttatatgagattttttttataaaaaaaatgtactaataAATTAATGAAGGGAGGGAAAGGAGTTGAAGAAAGTGaagaattaaagaaagaaatgatgagaaaaatgattttgggAGGCGACTTTTGGAGGGCACCGGAAGTCCACCGACAGAATCTGGAAGGGGAGGCGGAAcgagaagagagagagattgcTTGATTCTCTCCATCACGCAACTCCATGACGACCACTTGATGCGTCCCTGTCGCCACGTGGCGCTGTTCCAGACCACGATCCCACTTGTCTTGTGGACCCTTTCCTTTTTCTGTCCATATTCTCTGTGGTCCATTCCACAACTTGCCCACTCACGTGCTCAGTATCTTTTCGAATCCTCCTCGGTGCACGTGCACCTGtcagttatttttatttatttatatttttctgaCCACACCTAGCTACTGCACCTTTACCTCTGTGCTACTGTTCCCTCTCACAAATGCCAATGTTAAAAACCAATTAAAAGAATAGTAgctaaatattcaaataaaataaaataaaaattaagatccATTTAgaaaccatatatttttagaattaatttttatttttatttttagaattaatatttatttctatttgcATGTGATATGTAACCCATTTAGTGTAGTCCATTTTGATTTGAATAATTccttgaaaaacaattaaagtaatggttaaattaaaaaatcatcacCGGCTATatttagtttcaaaaaaatacaaagaaaaaatttgtttaaaaaattatttcactgTGAAATATatatgtcaaatataattaaaattgatgatttttttaaattatttaatttttatataaaagagttaaagaaaaataaatttgaattaaaatataaaaataatttgttaatttcaaatttattttttcttctacattttctcagatatattattattattttcaaaacaaaattatattttttaaaaataaaaattaatatgatgAAATATTCATTGAATGTGAACACCTTTTTGTCTAATCTAAAATAAAGCAAACCACATGCAAAGTCTTATCTCTTTAGTgctcatatttaattatattattaacatGATTGGCCTTTAATATGATGTgcgtttttaaaattaatttttcacattggCCTTTTCAAATCAAGTCAACTTTGGCAATCAAGTCTATTCAAAATATGGCTACAGAAATtgattctaaaataaaaaatcataggAGCAAAATCTTGGAGAATGGGGTCATAGGTCATTCTCACAAAAGCGTGATCACATGATTGGTCAATGAACATGGAAACCCAACTCCAAGGTGGCAGGGAAAAATACGGTAAGGAATAAGAATCCTGTTAAATCAATATATGACATTTCAGAGTGGAGAGAGGAATTAATATTGGGGAAAGAGTTCTGAtttctataataataattattattatttttaatagtaaatGTAAGGGGAATTGTGTTTTGGAACCGTTTTGATTGAATAATTAAGCTTTGTTCGGTAAAAGTTAATCATTTAAGCTTAAGACTTCAAAATAacgtgaaaattgaaaaaaatgatataaattttttatcttttcttaaaTAACCTTTgctgttataaaa is a genomic window of Vitis riparia cultivar Riparia Gloire de Montpellier isolate 1030 chromosome 1, EGFV_Vit.rip_1.0, whole genome shotgun sequence containing:
- the LOC117924309 gene encoding ACT domain-containing protein ACR4-like, yielding MDCWSPSLTVDDEFEKLVIRMNPPRVTVDNASSRTATLIKVDSANRRGSLLEVVQVLNDMDLIIRRAYISSDGEWFMDVFHVTDQKGNKLSEDDVAERIQQSLGPRARSFRSLRRSVGVQAANEHTTIELTGRDRPGLLSEVFAVLADLKCNVVAAEVWTHNSRMASVVYITDDETGLPIDDPDRLAKIKQLLLYVLKGDRDKRSANTAVSVGSTNTQRRLHQMMYADRDYDMDSGSTNDRSKPLVTVENFADKGYTVVNLRCPDRPKLLFDTVCTLTDMQYVVFHATVIAEGPEAYQEYYIRHEDGCPISSEAEQQRVILCLEAAIRRRTSEGIRLELCSEDRVGLLSDVTRIFRENGLSVTRAEVTTRGSQAVNAFYVTDSSGNPVKSETIEAVRKEIGLTILRVKDDAYSKSPPQESGRFSLGNLFRSRSEKVLYNLGLMRSYS